The sequence below is a genomic window from Gammaproteobacteria bacterium.
CCAACCAGTAACGAAATGAAATTTCTGCCCCGCCGAAAGTGGTCCATGCCCCGGCAGTAGGTTACGCCAATGTCCCTTGAGAATCTGCATAGCTCCATAGGCCCAACGGTAACGTTGACGTTTATAGCCGGCAAAGGAATCGGGAGAAAGTCCCTTGCCAAAAGTGTGTTCCAAATAAACCGATTCATAGCCAGCCTCGAATAGCCGCAGCCCCAGCTCAGAGTCCTCACAAATGCACCATTCACTCCAGCTTCCTACTTCGATCAATGCCGACTTGCGGATGAGAGTCATGGTGCCATGTTGGATAATGGCGTTGCGCTCATTGCGTTGGACCATGCCAATCTTGAAGAAACCCGTGTATTCCCAATTAATCATGGTTTTGAATGGAGAATTGGGTCCATCTCGATGGTCCTGGGGAGCCTGAACGAAACCTATCTTAGAGTTGTCAAAGTAAGGTAGGGTGGCGCGTAGCCAGTTAGGCTCGACCACGTAATCGGAGTCAATCAGTCCGACCACTACTGCCGCCGGGTCGGTGACAGTCAAGGCAAAATTTAGTGCGCCGGCTTTGTAACCCTTGATTTTGCCGAGGGTGAAGAATCGAAAACGCGGGCCGAGTAACTCGCAATGAGCCTTGACCGGTTGCCATATAAGTTCGTTGGTGGTGTTGTTATCGATGACCAGAATTTCATAATCCGGGTAATCGAGACGTGCAAGGCTGTTCAAGGTTTCAATCACCATCGCCGGAGGTTCATTGCAGATGGCGAGGTGTAGGGAAACTTTTGGCAACGGATGATCCCGGGATGGTTCCAACGGCTTGAATATTCGATGCAAACGTCCAAAAAGCATCTCACTCATCTCGAAACCATTGATCAGCACGACAATTAGTAGAGCAATCTGTGCGGGCAACATGATCGCCCACATGAAGGTCTCCCAACCCACTAGATACCAGAGGAAAGGCGCGGACGCGGTCCACACCAAAAGCGAGGCACAGCCCTGAATGATAAGCGCGTAGAACAACCGACCCTGGGACTGGATATGCCGAAAGCGTGCCACGAACCAAGCTATGGGCAACAGCGCCAAGCACAATGCCAATAGTGCCTGCAACTTCCACAGCGGATTGTCTTCGACTGTACCGGTGAAAGCGAACTTGGGTTGACGATGGGCATCGAATAAGCCCCAGTAACGCCCGACATAGCCTTCAATCTCGCGCTTCCATGGCTGGTCGAAAGCTTCCATAATGAAGTAATCCAATTTTTCACGGGTGGCGAGATTCAAAAATTCGCGCACGAAGCGCGCCTCGTTGACCAAGCTGGCCTCAGCCGTGCCGCGATGCTCGCCTCCAGATGGCCAACCAACCTCGCCAAACATCACATGTTTGCCAGGGTACATGGCCTGGAGGCGATGAAGCTGTTCTTCCACCCATTTGACTGCGACATCGGCTGGAATCTTTTCCCAGTAAGGCAGGACATGAATAGCGATGTAATCAACCTCGGCGACCAGCTCCGGGTGCTTGATCCAGACATGCCAAGGTTCGGCGGTGCTTACCGGTACATCAGTGAGACGGCGTACTCGGCGCAAGTAACGGATGAGCTGATCCACCGTCAAACCGTTATCCTTGCCCAGATCATGACGCAGAACCGACTCATTGCCGACGATGACTCGTTCGATATTAGGATAAGTCCGAACATTGCGGACTAAATTTTGAATCTCTTTTTCATTATGATCGAGACGATGATCCACCCACGCTCCGGCGGTCACCCGCAGCCCATATTGAGCCGCGAGTCGTGGTACTTCCTCGACACCGTCGGTGGAAGTATAAGTGCGAACCCGCGCTACTTTTCCCGAAAGGAGCTTAAGATCCCCAGATACGATACTGGGGTCAGGACGATCCCCGTTAAGCGGATTTTGATCCGCGCCATAGGGACTGAAAGATACACCATTGATTATTCCCGACCAAGGAACAATGACTTCCGGGCGGTTGAATATCGCCCACAACCCTAAATTAATAAGGGCCACGGCGATGATAATAAATAATGTCCCTCCTCCGTGTAGGTGGAAGGTGAATAATTTGGATAATTTCAGAATAGGATTTTTCATAGATCCTCGTGTGGAGACCCCTCGATCCCGAGGGGGAGAAAACGCTGCCTTTGATGTTGGAATCTAATTGCTTGAGTGCCGGTTTTTTTTCGGCTGTCAGCTACAGGCCTGATGACGTAGGTCGAGGAGTTCTTAACCTGATACAGAAATTGCAACAGCCAGTGTGGCGGTAATTTAGGTCTTCAATATTCGTGCCATGACACTGCAACACTTATAAAAGAATGAAGTAGGGCATTCTTAATGTCCGATCTAGACATGAGCATCCTCTTCTTTGTCGCTTACTAACGACAGTCTTCCAAAATAACCATGACAAGCTACTGATGTGTTGGACAGGATGCTGTCGTTAACTGGCGACAGTCATAATCTTGAAAAATTTTATTGAGTTAAAAAACTCAAGTTGCCACCTATCCGTGGTTACGAGATTTCCGCTTCAATGCCCACGGTGGAATGCGCCTTTAGAGATATAGGTGGCAACTTGGGTTAAAAAATACCGACGTGTCAGGTGATACCGCAATTTTAAATAGGCTAGGAGTTACGCAGTTGAATTTGTAACTCTATACAGGATTGAGTTTTTTTCTGTCATTCTGCGCGGAGGTCGCGTTAGCGACCGGAGTCGCAGAATCTATGTAGATGGATTCTGCGACTTCGCTTCGCGCAGAATGACTTACTTTTTTCAACTGCGTAACTCCTACTCCTATAGGCAAAGTGCAGACATGCGATTTATATTTTTTCTTCTTCGCCCAAACGACGCGCTTCTTCTTCCAGCATGACTGGAATGTCATCGCGGATTGGATAAGCAAGGCGATCAAGTCGGCAGACCAACTCGCGTGCCTCACGGCGGTATTGGAGAGGTCCCTTGCAAATCGGACAAACAAGGATATCGAGAAGACGTTTATCCATAGGTTTTTCTCAAGTGAATCTTTAGGAGTCCGTAGCTAATGCTTGGTCGCCCGTCTTCCTTGGCGTGCTCGCGCGCATTGGCGCACGGTTCTTAACTAAAATTGCTGTCCCGGACGCATCACCCCGCCCAAGCGTGGACTACCGGTACCATGGGTAAATGTTTGCGTCAAATAGTCGGGAGGTATCTCGCCCAACATTTGATAAAGTCCAGTTAATTGGTGGCGAAATAATCGCTCGAAGTTGCTCACCGTTTCCGCAGGATTATCATCGCCAAACCACCAAAACCAATCAGAGCTTTCGCATACTCCAAGTAGTCGTTCAATTTCCTTGAGCTGTTTACCCTTGAGACGACCCTCAGCCAAGGCAATATCGAAATGACGCTTGACTTCCACCAACATATCCCAACCACGATTCTTATCCACATTCCCGATCCAGGTGGAAAAAGTACCATATACCCAGCTTCCCGCCACGATTCCTGGTAGTTGTGCAGAAGGTCTTCCTTGCGCAAGATATTCAGCGTAGGTGGTTAATTTTAAGCGAGGATGTTCATCTATTCGTTTATAAAGTGTGGAAAGAAAATAATAACCATTTTCTGGATAATATTCCCAAGCATTTTCACCATCCATGATAATCGAAACCACTGCATTCTGGTCGGAGACACCACTATCATTGACGGCCAAAGCGATATTTTCTAAGTGGTGAACAAGATCGCCTACCGCATCGTCGGCGTGCCAGGTTGAGTAAACAAATCCAATACGATCGGCAAGCCGATCATCACGAAAGAAACAGGCAAGAGGCGTATGAGAAAAATGGTAAGCGCGATGTAACCAATTACCTTCCAGCGGTAGTTGATGGTGTATCAGACTATTACGCAGCACTGATTCTCCCGACGCACACCAACGGAATCCCTGCTCATTAAGCAACTGAAGAGTGGCATTGCTCACACCGCCCTCAGCGGGCCAACAACCAAGAGGACGACGGCCTAGAAAGCGTTCGAAAATCGCCAGTCCCTCTTCCAGATGCCAACGTGCGCGCGTTTCTCCGTCGGGATAATGGGTATATTCCCCCAAAGTGACTGCAGGCATTGCTTCCTTAGCCATTTCCATATCCAGTAATAAAGGCAATATGGGATGACCCCACGGAGTCATGGATAACTCGACACGCCCCATGTCAGCCAAGGTTCGATAACGTGGCAACAGTTGTTCCAACAATTCGCCGATAATAACTAATAAATCGTGTCGATCCTCGGTGGTATAGCGTGCGCCCTTCTGCTGCAAACGCTGAATACCGTGGGAATGGCGACGAACTTTTTCTCCTATCCAGGCAAGGTGATACCAAACCACTAAATCCATAATGAATTGATTGGATAGATAATCCACGCTATCCAGGTGCCGCAGTGCGAGACGTGCTATTTCGACCAATTCGGCGTAAGGACGAAAACGCGCGATGAGACGCTGCTCATTGGCGCGCAAACAACTCTGAATCAAATCGCGCCGCCCCGTCAAATTGCTTGGCAAGCCAGAATCTGCCAATGCCGCGAGTAGGGGATCGTGAATAGGGGCACCTTTCTCTAAGAACTGCGCAATCTGACAGCGGTAATCTTCAATTTGCTCCAAGAGCAAGGGAGTAAAATTGACTACTGCGCGCGCCTCCTTGCTATCCTCCAGATGAGCGGCCATATCTACATAATCCTTGATGGCGTGGAGATAAGTCCAAGGTAAAACATATTCACAGGAAAGAGGATCACGGTAGAGCGGTTGGTGCATATGCCAACACAGAACCACCGGCAAACGTTCATCAACCGACACGACGCGACTCCTGGCCAGTCATCCCGGGAATGACCAACACCGCATTATTTTCCATATTTTCCATGCTTATATAAAAACGGTCTGATGGGTTAAGTCCAGTTCTTGTCATCAGTATC
It includes:
- a CDS encoding Cellulose synthase; amino-acid sequence: MKNPILKLSKLFTFHLHGGGTLFIIIAVALINLGLWAIFNRPEVIVPWSGIINGVSFSPYGADQNPLNGDRPDPSIVSGDLKLLSGKVARVRTYTSTDGVEEVPRLAAQYGLRVTAGAWVDHRLDHNEKEIQNLVRNVRTYPNIERVIVGNESVLRHDLGKDNGLTVDQLIRYLRRVRRLTDVPVSTAEPWHVWIKHPELVAEVDYIAIHVLPYWEKIPADVAVKWVEEQLHRLQAMYPGKHVMFGEVGWPSGGEHRGTAEASLVNEARFVREFLNLATREKLDYFIMEAFDQPWKREIEGYVGRYWGLFDAHRQPKFAFTGTVEDNPLWKLQALLALCLALLPIAWFVARFRHIQSQGRLFYALIIQGCASLLVWTASAPFLWYLVGWETFMWAIMLPAQIALLIVVLINGFEMSEMLFGRLHRIFKPLEPSRDHPLPKVSLHLAICNEPPAMVIETLNSLARLDYPDYEILVIDNNTTNELIWQPVKAHCELLGPRFRFFTLGKIKGYKAGALNFALTVTDPAAVVVGLIDSDYVVEPNWLRATLPYFDNSKIGFVQAPQDHRDGPNSPFKTMINWEYTGFFKIGMVQRNERNAIIQHGTMTLIRKSALIEVGSWSEWCICEDSELGLRLFEAGYESVYLEHTFGKGLSPDSFAGYKRQRYRWAYGAMQILKGHWRNLLPGHGPLSAGQKFHFVTGWIPWFADALHLLFSVAALIWSLALLTIPHKASFPLTVFLLPTIALFGFKLLHSFWLYAARVPCGWGERIGASIAGMSLTHAIAHAVITGLLTKTLPFHRTPKMENQAALLQGLMMAREESLMLIALCTAAIAVLTLYGTDVHEALLWAGVLAVQAVPYLAALITATASAIPGWGFLRRGSNAPTLVPSGQEA
- the ycaR gene encoding UPF0434 family protein YcaR, with product MDKRLLDILVCPICKGPLQYRREARELVCRLDRLAYPIRDDIPVMLEEEARRLGEEEKI
- a CDS encoding Glycoside hydrolase, coding for MSVDERLPVVLCWHMHQPLYRDPLSCEYVLPWTYLHAIKDYVDMAAHLEDSKEARAVVNFTPLLLEQIEDYRCQIAQFLEKGAPIHDPLLAALADSGLPSNLTGRRDLIQSCLRANEQRLIARFRPYAELVEIARLALRHLDSVDYLSNQFIMDLVVWYHLAWIGEKVRRHSHGIQRLQQKGARYTTEDRHDLLVIIGELLEQLLPRYRTLADMGRVELSMTPWGHPILPLLLDMEMAKEAMPAVTLGEYTHYPDGETRARWHLEEGLAIFERFLGRRPLGCWPAEGGVSNATLQLLNEQGFRWCASGESVLRNSLIHHQLPLEGNWLHRAYHFSHTPLACFFRDDRLADRIGFVYSTWHADDAVGDLVHHLENIALAVNDSGVSDQNAVVSIIMDGENAWEYYPENGYYFLSTLYKRIDEHPRLKLTTYAEYLAQGRPSAQLPGIVAGSWVYGTFSTWIGNVDKNRGWDMLVEVKRHFDIALAEGRLKGKQLKEIERLLGVCESSDWFWWFGDDNPAETVSNFERLFRHQLTGLYQMLGEIPPDYLTQTFTHGTGSPRLGGVMRPGQQF